A window of Candidatus Palauibacter soopunensis contains these coding sequences:
- the pyrF gene encoding orotidine-5'-phosphate decarboxylase: protein MIPATDRLILALDVPTASEAREIVDSLADTVSFYKIGLELFLSGGYFELADWLRSKDKKVFADLKLFDVPQTVRSAVRQLRTRDVDFVTVHGNDAILRAACDAAEGDLGILAVTVLTSLDRADMEDLGFEADIGAVVLSRARRAESIGCAGVISSGHEAARVRSAVSDRFRIVVPGIRAATEAGTDDQKRTVDVETAFEAGADYIVMGRPIRNAPDPARAAAAVQDKISAWFHPAG, encoded by the coding sequence ATGATCCCCGCGACCGACCGGTTGATCCTCGCGCTGGATGTTCCAACTGCTTCAGAGGCGCGGGAGATCGTCGACTCGCTGGCCGATACTGTTTCCTTCTACAAGATCGGCTTGGAGCTCTTCCTTTCCGGAGGGTACTTCGAGCTGGCCGACTGGCTTCGCTCCAAAGACAAGAAGGTGTTCGCCGACCTGAAACTCTTCGACGTGCCGCAGACCGTCCGCTCCGCCGTCCGACAACTCCGGACCCGTGACGTGGATTTCGTCACGGTACACGGCAACGATGCGATCCTCCGTGCAGCGTGCGATGCCGCAGAGGGCGATCTCGGAATCCTGGCGGTGACCGTTCTCACCAGTCTCGACCGCGCGGACATGGAAGACCTCGGCTTTGAAGCCGACATTGGGGCCGTCGTGCTATCGCGAGCCCGTCGGGCCGAGAGTATCGGGTGTGCCGGCGTCATCAGTTCCGGGCACGAGGCCGCTCGAGTTCGTTCCGCGGTGTCTGACCGGTTTCGCATCGTCGTCCCCGGCATCCGCGCGGCGACCGAAGCCGGGACGGATGACCAGAAACGGACCGTGGATGTGGAGACCGCGTTCGAGGCCGGGGCCGACTACATCGTCATGGGACGACCCATCCGAAACGCTCCGGATCCCGCACGCGCGGCCGCGGCCGTTCAGGATAAAATATCCGCCTGGTTTCATCCGGCCGGCTAG
- a CDS encoding DNA-formamidopyrimidine glycosylase family protein: MIELPDVERMIERIAGYTTGKTISIIRIDDPDVASIERDIVENHLENHAVDSVERHGRYVVLRFRSDYSLMFDMGDDGLLRLESQTAPPTDRTRIRFQFAAGRELRFSSSGSQGTVQAVAGSEFNEKGSLQSLGVDPLSDDLTLARFEALAERNARSTIKGFLLNQKAIAGIGNDYADEICFQAGVRPDRRVGQLEPEQLDRLHRYLKRVLRRATLHWSAAHSDPGWLINSRSTGGSCPRCRHELTSLRVTGRKTVLCPRCQRAA, translated from the coding sequence ATGATAGAACTTCCCGATGTTGAGCGAATGATCGAGCGCATTGCCGGTTACACGACCGGCAAAACGATCTCCATAATCCGGATCGACGACCCGGATGTCGCGTCGATTGAGCGCGACATCGTCGAGAATCACCTTGAGAACCACGCCGTAGATTCCGTTGAACGCCACGGTCGCTACGTGGTACTCCGTTTCCGTTCCGACTACAGCCTCATGTTCGACATGGGGGATGACGGTCTCCTGCGCCTCGAATCCCAGACCGCCCCGCCGACCGACCGGACGAGGATCCGGTTCCAGTTTGCGGCCGGCAGAGAACTCCGCTTCTCGTCGTCCGGCTCCCAGGGCACGGTCCAGGCCGTGGCGGGAAGCGAATTCAACGAGAAGGGGTCGCTCCAGAGCCTGGGGGTGGACCCGCTGAGCGACGACCTGACTCTTGCGCGCTTCGAGGCGCTGGCGGAGAGGAATGCTCGCTCCACCATCAAGGGCTTTCTCCTGAACCAGAAAGCGATTGCCGGGATCGGCAACGACTATGCGGATGAAATCTGCTTCCAGGCCGGGGTACGCCCCGACCGTCGAGTCGGCCAACTGGAGCCCGAGCAGCTCGACCGGCTTCACCGCTACTTGAAGCGGGTTCTGAGGCGGGCCACGCTTCACTGGAGCGCCGCCCACTCCGATCCGGGGTGGCTGATCAACTCACGCTCGACGGGCGGCTCCTGTCCGCGTTGCCGACATGAATTGACGTCTCTCCGCGTGACCGGCCGGAAGACCGTGCTCTGCCCGAGGTGTCAGCGAGCCGCTTGA
- a CDS encoding DUF1207 domain-containing protein — MKLQRVHTTADVRALGVCLLLLAAPFAAVPPLVAQASGATASGIRDPNGHPFRTPVGSPLEPVHRLALLRATRDSLRDGIALADIGDRLGFWIRRDPDGEVEYAGAIHGGAFSRFDLGGPDQALIEVHYRIGVLLRGRFGAVAARAELYHLSSHLGDEFLVDTGTRPISTSREGLELMLQGSPASGLTLYGGPGLLLRATPDFEPLSLRAGAAWDSEPGAPVRFHASVDYFGWAELEWKPAIAAELGAGLARGTRVGLLLGFGPSRAEQFFRQSERLIGLSVSHVR, encoded by the coding sequence TTGAAGCTCCAGCGCGTCCACACGACGGCTGACGTGCGCGCTCTAGGAGTCTGCCTGCTCCTCCTGGCGGCACCGTTCGCCGCGGTTCCCCCCCTCGTCGCGCAGGCGAGTGGCGCCACGGCGAGCGGAATCCGGGACCCGAACGGCCATCCCTTCCGCACGCCCGTCGGCTCCCCGCTCGAGCCCGTACATCGTCTGGCGCTGCTGAGGGCGACGCGGGACTCCCTCCGCGACGGCATTGCCCTCGCCGACATCGGCGACCGCCTGGGGTTCTGGATCCGGCGCGACCCGGACGGGGAGGTGGAATACGCAGGAGCGATTCACGGAGGGGCGTTTTCCCGCTTCGACCTCGGAGGTCCGGATCAGGCCCTCATCGAAGTGCATTACCGGATCGGCGTTCTTCTCCGAGGGCGTTTCGGGGCGGTTGCGGCTCGGGCCGAACTCTATCACCTGAGTTCGCATCTCGGGGACGAATTCCTCGTGGACACCGGCACCCGTCCCATCAGCACGAGCCGCGAGGGGCTCGAACTCATGCTTCAGGGATCTCCGGCATCGGGCCTCACCCTCTACGGAGGCCCGGGATTGCTGCTGCGCGCCACCCCGGACTTCGAACCCCTTTCGCTACGCGCGGGCGCCGCCTGGGACTCGGAGCCGGGCGCGCCCGTGCGTTTCCATGCTTCGGTCGACTACTTCGGCTGGGCGGAATTGGAATGGAAGCCTGCCATTGCGGCGGAACTCGGGGCCGGGCTGGCTCGAGGAACGCGCGTCGGATTGCTCCTGGGCTTCGGGCCTTCCCGCGCGGAGCAGTTCTTCCGGCAGTCCGAGCGCCTGATCGGGTTGTCGGTCTCCCATGTGCGGTAA
- the yidC gene encoding membrane protein insertase YidC, whose product MERRLLLAIALMVGVMILSNVFFPPTERPLEPVSPDSAETPETTTVADELNRLSAEERAAQEVAEVLADAEETPALEEVPEETASAARESSIVTVRSELYEYRFDTRGARLVGATMLAHENFAEGGHGGQHVELVRPDDSILSYALTLRGDTVSLGSIAFTASTSALEVGSGPAELTFEAAIGEVTFDVSYRFHPDDYRIDVSGGLRGLGDVGHVVLVGLGRGIERNEAVPREDRAAMSLVTRSRSGQIAAERLDRVDVDETRPATGAPFSWAASKSKYWLAAVVVPPEGPGIGGVMLRGVPEEDAAEMQAALPVPAGSSGFEYAAYVGPQDFARLQAMGQELHNVNPVGWRWLRWFTRPFGNLIVAILIWMHESFSLAYGWVLILFGVASRIILSPLFHISGRAQMKQMALQPEIKKLQERYKGDAQRLQQEQMKLFREHGVNPLGGCLPMFLPLPILITLFFVFQNTIEFRGVPFLWLPDLSLRDPLFVVPVLMGGSMLLLNWITQRGMQTNAQMKMMSYALPVVFTFFFANFAAGLNLYYTASNIMSLPQQMYLSRERRKAQPPASRKKE is encoded by the coding sequence GCGGAGACGCCGGAAACCACGACCGTCGCCGACGAGCTGAACCGTCTTTCCGCCGAGGAACGGGCGGCGCAGGAGGTGGCGGAGGTTCTGGCCGATGCGGAGGAGACGCCAGCGCTTGAGGAGGTGCCGGAGGAAACCGCGTCCGCAGCCCGGGAAAGCTCCATCGTCACGGTCCGGTCGGAACTGTACGAGTACCGGTTCGACACGCGGGGCGCGCGACTGGTGGGCGCGACGATGCTCGCGCACGAGAACTTCGCCGAGGGCGGACATGGCGGACAGCACGTCGAATTGGTGCGGCCCGACGATTCGATCCTGTCGTACGCGCTGACGCTTCGTGGCGACACCGTTTCCCTCGGCTCGATCGCCTTCACTGCGTCGACGTCCGCGCTAGAGGTGGGGAGCGGGCCCGCGGAACTGACCTTCGAGGCCGCGATCGGCGAGGTCACGTTTGATGTTTCGTATCGCTTCCACCCGGACGATTACCGGATCGACGTGAGCGGCGGGCTGCGCGGGCTGGGGGACGTGGGGCACGTCGTTCTGGTGGGTCTCGGCCGCGGCATCGAGCGAAACGAGGCCGTGCCCAGGGAGGACAGGGCGGCGATGTCGCTCGTCACCCGGAGCCGCTCCGGACAGATCGCGGCCGAGCGGCTGGACCGCGTCGACGTCGACGAGACGAGGCCGGCCACCGGCGCTCCCTTCAGTTGGGCCGCATCGAAATCGAAGTACTGGCTCGCCGCCGTCGTGGTACCGCCGGAAGGCCCGGGCATCGGAGGCGTGATGCTGCGCGGCGTGCCCGAGGAGGACGCGGCGGAAATGCAGGCCGCGCTGCCCGTGCCCGCCGGCAGTTCCGGTTTCGAGTACGCGGCGTACGTCGGGCCGCAGGACTTCGCGCGGCTGCAGGCCATGGGACAGGAACTCCACAACGTGAACCCCGTCGGCTGGCGGTGGCTCCGGTGGTTCACCCGGCCGTTCGGGAACCTGATCGTCGCGATCCTGATCTGGATGCACGAGTCGTTCTCCCTGGCGTACGGCTGGGTCCTGATCCTGTTCGGCGTCGCGTCGCGGATCATCCTGTCGCCGCTGTTCCACATCTCGGGACGCGCGCAGATGAAGCAGATGGCGCTGCAACCGGAGATCAAGAAGCTGCAGGAGCGCTACAAGGGCGACGCGCAGCGCCTGCAGCAGGAGCAGATGAAGCTGTTTCGGGAACACGGGGTCAACCCCCTGGGCGGCTGTCTGCCCATGTTCCTGCCCCTCCCGATCCTGATCACGCTGTTCTTCGTGTTCCAGAACACGATCGAGTTCCGAGGGGTGCCCTTCCTGTGGCTGCCGGATCTCTCTCTGAGGGATCCGCTCTTCGTCGTACCTGTGTTGATGGGCGGATCGATGCTCCTGCTGAACTGGATCACGCAGCGGGGCATGCAGACGAACGCCCAGATGAAGATGATGTCCTACGCGCTACCGGTCGTCTTCACCTTCTTCTTTGCGAACTTTGCGGCCGGGCTGAACCTGTACTACACAGCGTCCAACATCATGTCGCTGCCGCAGCAGATGTACCTCTCCCGCGAACGAAGGAAGGCACAGCCGCCAGCCTCCCGGAAGAAGGAGTAG